A DNA window from Massilia putida contains the following coding sequences:
- a CDS encoding helix-turn-helix transcriptional regulator gives MDVSALHVRSYGADLGADRHDYAQLVLPLGGTVLLDIEGRQDRLDLLRGACVAPGAWHAQRAEGPNESLILDVGAGAMSHPAWARLLERPFMTLGPGARKLIEFMGMMRAQPALLGGWVPLLLDTLALDAPRPASRLAALLARVDAEPGLAWTTETMARSAGLSVSRLHALFRTELDTSPHAWLRDIRLSRARAWLTETARPIADIALAAGFSDQSPLTRALRDATGLTPGAYRRARSGGVRPAPPWQPPPASGHRNTDR, from the coding sequence ATGGATGTTTCTGCTCTCCACGTGCGCAGCTACGGCGCCGACCTCGGCGCCGACCGCCACGATTACGCCCAGCTCGTGCTGCCCCTCGGCGGCACCGTGCTGCTCGACATCGAAGGCCGGCAGGACCGGCTGGACCTGCTGCGCGGCGCCTGCGTCGCGCCGGGCGCCTGGCACGCGCAGCGCGCCGAGGGTCCCAACGAATCGCTGATCCTCGACGTCGGTGCCGGCGCGATGTCGCACCCGGCCTGGGCGCGCCTGCTGGAACGCCCGTTCATGACGCTGGGCCCGGGCGCCCGCAAGCTGATCGAATTCATGGGGATGATGCGCGCGCAGCCGGCCTTGCTGGGCGGCTGGGTGCCGCTTCTGCTCGACACCCTCGCGCTGGATGCGCCCCGCCCTGCGTCCCGTCTGGCCGCCCTGCTGGCCCGCGTCGACGCGGAGCCCGGCCTCGCGTGGACGACGGAGACGATGGCGCGCAGTGCCGGGCTGAGCGTCAGCCGCCTGCACGCCCTGTTCCGCACGGAGCTCGATACGAGCCCGCACGCATGGCTGCGCGACATCCGCCTGTCGCGCGCCCGCGCATGGCTGACGGAAACGGCGCGCCCGATCGCCGACATCGCGCTGGCGGCCGGCTTCTCCGACCAGAGCCCGCTGACGCGGGCGTTGCGCGATGCGACGGGGCTGACGCCGGGGGCGTACCGGCGTGCGCGGTCCGGTGGCGTCAGGCCAGCGCCGCCTTGGCAGCCTCCTCCGGCGTCAGGTCATCGTAATACTGATCGGTAA
- a CDS encoding sensor histidine kinase, with amino-acid sequence MPRLFGRMKSGLFWRTFFLLSVLTGLSMASWIGMLNVFQRGPQVEQTAELLVSVVTITKAALTHSAPDLRRELLFELVSNEGIRIYDVKPTDTVEPPPPNSLMPEVAAIVRDKLGPDTRFSRMVNDIPGFWVSFDIDGDKYWLMLERDKLPGLTRVQWLGWATVVGVLSLLGAALISSLVNLPLARLTAAARSIAQGKRPTPLPEKGSREIIEANRSFNQMVEDLQQLEKDRAIILAGISHDLRTPLARMQLEVEMAPLSDEARTGMQSDIAQMDAIIGQFLDFARPTESATFVAVNLSELLEDCAREAGRIADVRTTTDIDPDIHVMGNATDLRRVINNVIENARRYGKTPGADVTEIDIALHVKMTGHGRRAIVEINDHGTGVPDDQIQQLLRPFTRLDSARGQANGAGLGLAIVERVITRHNAELTLRNRDGGGLMLQFALPLAS; translated from the coding sequence ATGCCGCGTCTTTTCGGCAGGATGAAGAGCGGCCTGTTCTGGCGCACCTTCTTCCTGCTGTCCGTGCTCACGGGCCTGTCGATGGCCTCGTGGATCGGCATGCTCAACGTGTTCCAGCGCGGTCCGCAGGTCGAGCAGACGGCCGAGCTGCTCGTCTCCGTCGTCACGATCACGAAGGCCGCGCTGACGCACTCCGCGCCCGATCTGCGGCGCGAGCTGCTGTTCGAACTGGTGTCGAACGAAGGCATCCGCATCTACGACGTGAAGCCGACGGACACGGTCGAACCGCCGCCGCCGAATTCGCTGATGCCGGAAGTGGCCGCCATCGTGCGCGACAAGCTGGGGCCGGACACCCGCTTCTCGCGCATGGTGAACGACATCCCGGGCTTCTGGGTCAGCTTCGACATCGACGGCGACAAGTACTGGCTCATGCTCGAACGCGACAAGCTGCCCGGCCTCACGCGCGTGCAGTGGCTCGGCTGGGCGACCGTCGTCGGCGTGCTGTCGCTGCTGGGCGCCGCACTGATTTCCAGCCTCGTGAACCTGCCGCTGGCGCGCCTGACGGCGGCCGCGCGCTCGATCGCGCAGGGCAAGCGCCCCACCCCGCTGCCCGAGAAAGGATCGCGCGAGATCATCGAGGCGAACCGCAGCTTCAACCAGATGGTCGAAGACCTGCAGCAGCTGGAAAAAGACCGCGCCATCATCCTGGCCGGCATCTCGCACGACCTGCGCACGCCGCTCGCGCGCATGCAGCTGGAAGTGGAGATGGCGCCGCTGTCTGACGAAGCCCGCACCGGCATGCAGTCCGACATCGCCCAGATGGACGCCATCATCGGCCAGTTCCTCGACTTCGCCCGTCCCACCGAAAGCGCGACGTTCGTGGCGGTCAACCTGTCCGAGCTGCTGGAAGACTGCGCGCGCGAGGCGGGCCGCATCGCGGACGTGCGCACGACGACCGACATCGACCCCGACATCCACGTGATGGGCAACGCGACGGACCTGCGCCGCGTGATCAACAACGTCATCGAAAACGCCCGGCGCTACGGCAAGACGCCGGGCGCGGACGTGACGGAAATCGACATCGCCCTGCACGTCAAGATGACGGGCCACGGCCGCCGCGCCATCGTCGAGATCAACGACCACGGCACCGGCGTTCCGGACGACCAGATTCAGCAGCTGCTGCGGCCATTCACGCGCCTGGACAGCGCCCGCGGCCAGGCCAACGGCGCCGGCCTGGGCCTGGCCATCGTCGAGCGCGTGATCACGCGCCACAATGCCGAGCTCACCCTGCGCAACCGCGACGGCGGCGGGCTCATGCTGCAGTTCGCCTTGCCTTTGGCCAGCTGA
- a CDS encoding c-type cytochrome, protein MKTTTLFLALALLAGCHHGANDVNRAQGAHPPAPTAAHPAPAQPGAEGGAGGLARQNAGGGEANALGVPGAAAAPAQGQPDVQAGQQLAASGTQNGVTACVGCHGAQGEGNAAGDFPRIAGQSAAYLGKQLGAYANGARVNPIMQPIAKALNAQQIRDVSAYYASLGDAPAAAAGGARPSAAGPDRGRTLSAIGDSAQGVQACANCHGPGGVGNPPAYPYLAGQHANYLTAAMAAWKNGARKTDSSGQMTHIAQALADVDVAALSAYFSAQPAPPSAAKWVNIPAGCSQRPVVAAAADAPGPRGAGGATVRGMGTEQGAATSGGSQGPGGGGGTQGTQPQQETSPVRR, encoded by the coding sequence ATGAAGACGACGACGCTTTTCCTCGCGCTGGCGCTGCTCGCCGGTTGCCACCACGGCGCCAACGACGTGAACCGGGCCCAGGGGGCGCATCCGCCGGCGCCAACCGCCGCGCATCCGGCCCCCGCCCAGCCGGGCGCCGAGGGCGGCGCCGGCGGCCTGGCCCGGCAAAATGCGGGCGGCGGCGAAGCCAATGCGCTCGGCGTGCCCGGCGCCGCGGCGGCGCCGGCGCAAGGCCAGCCCGACGTGCAGGCGGGCCAGCAACTGGCCGCGAGCGGCACGCAGAACGGCGTCACGGCCTGCGTCGGCTGCCACGGCGCGCAGGGCGAGGGCAATGCGGCGGGGGACTTTCCCCGCATCGCCGGCCAGTCCGCCGCCTACCTGGGCAAGCAACTGGGGGCCTATGCCAACGGCGCGCGCGTGAACCCGATCATGCAGCCCATCGCCAAGGCGCTGAACGCGCAGCAGATCCGCGACGTCAGCGCGTATTACGCGTCGCTCGGCGATGCACCTGCGGCCGCGGCGGGCGGCGCCAGGCCGTCCGCCGCCGGCCCCGACCGCGGCCGCACGCTGTCGGCCATCGGCGACAGCGCGCAGGGCGTGCAGGCCTGCGCCAACTGCCACGGCCCGGGCGGCGTCGGCAACCCGCCCGCGTATCCGTACCTGGCCGGCCAGCATGCGAACTACCTGACGGCCGCGATGGCGGCGTGGAAGAACGGCGCGCGCAAGACGGACAGCAGCGGCCAGATGACCCACATCGCCCAGGCGCTGGCGGATGTGGACGTGGCGGCCCTGTCTGCCTACTTCAGCGCGCAGCCGGCACCGCCGTCGGCTGCCAAGTGGGTCAATATCCCGGCCGGTTGCAGCCAGCGTCCCGTCGTGGCGGCTGCCGCCGACGCCCCGGGACCGCGCGGTGCCGGCGGGGCGACGGTGCGCGGCATGGGTACCGAGCAGGGCGCGGCGACGTCGGGCGGTTCGCAGGGACCGGGCGGTGGCGGCGGCACGCAAGGCACGCAGCCGCAGCAGGAGACGTCGCCGGTACGCCGTTGA
- the ompR gene encoding osmolarity response regulator transcription factor OmpR, producing the protein MNATSSNAGTPGANGGHSARIMVVDDDVRLRDLLRRYLTEQGFQVVTAESAPAMNKLWLRERYDLLVLDLMLPGEDGLSICRRLRGAGDQTPIIMLTAKGEDVDRIVGLEMGADDYLPKPFNPRELVARINAVLRRKGPDEIPGAPSETPQTFEFGDFVLDLGTRTLKKNGETVPLTTGEFSVLKVFARHARQPLSREKLMELARGREYEVFDRSLDVQISRLRKLIEPDPSSPLYIQTVWGLGYVFIPEGQPR; encoded by the coding sequence ATGAATGCAACGAGCTCGAATGCCGGCACCCCCGGCGCGAATGGCGGCCACTCGGCCCGGATCATGGTCGTCGACGACGACGTGCGCCTGCGCGACCTGCTGCGCCGCTACCTGACGGAACAGGGCTTCCAGGTCGTGACGGCGGAAAGCGCGCCCGCGATGAACAAGCTGTGGCTGCGCGAGCGTTACGACCTGCTGGTGCTCGACCTGATGCTGCCCGGCGAGGACGGCCTGTCGATCTGCCGCCGCCTGCGCGGCGCCGGCGACCAGACGCCGATCATCATGCTCACCGCGAAAGGCGAGGACGTCGACCGCATCGTCGGCCTCGAGATGGGCGCGGACGACTACCTGCCGAAACCGTTCAACCCGCGCGAGCTGGTGGCCCGCATCAACGCGGTCCTGCGCCGCAAGGGTCCGGACGAAATCCCGGGCGCGCCCAGCGAGACGCCGCAGACCTTCGAGTTCGGCGACTTCGTGCTGGACCTGGGCACGCGCACGCTGAAGAAAAACGGCGAGACCGTGCCGCTGACGACGGGCGAATTCTCGGTGCTGAAGGTGTTCGCGCGCCATGCGCGCCAGCCGCTGTCGCGCGAAAAGCTGATGGAACTGGCGCGCGGCCGCGAATACGAAGTGTTCGACCGCTCGCTGGACGTGCAGATCTCGCGCCTGCGCAAGCTGATCGAGCCCGATCCTTCGAGCCCGCTGTACATCCAGACCGTCTGGGGCCTGGGCTACGTATTCATTCCTGAAGGCCAGCCGCGCTAG
- a CDS encoding DMT family transporter — protein sequence MTANNTLLGIASGIVAGAFWGLVFLAPKLAADFPPLQLAAGRYLAYGLVAVVLIAPSWRRLNGALGWREWRALAWLSFIGNILYYVLLAQAVRLGGVAMTAFVIGLLPLAVTLVGSRERHAPALRALLPSLACSAAGLVCISWQSLGASGWGTLTGLSCAGGALVSWTTYAVSNSRWLARLDHVSAQDWSLLTGSITGLEAIVLAVPAFYGDTLVHAGADWARFAGLIGAMALFCSVLGNGLWNIASRALPLALTGQMIVFETIFASLYGYLWEGRRPTPLEGLALTLLIAGVVMCARAHREDAAVPTEVEARA from the coding sequence GTGACCGCCAACAACACCCTCCTCGGCATCGCGTCCGGCATCGTCGCCGGCGCCTTCTGGGGACTCGTCTTCCTCGCGCCCAAGCTGGCTGCCGACTTTCCGCCGCTGCAATTGGCCGCCGGCCGTTACCTCGCTTATGGCCTCGTCGCCGTCGTGCTCATCGCGCCGTCCTGGCGCCGGCTCAACGGTGCGCTCGGGTGGCGTGAATGGCGCGCTCTCGCGTGGCTCAGTTTCATCGGCAATATCCTGTATTACGTGCTGCTCGCGCAGGCCGTGCGGCTCGGCGGCGTCGCGATGACGGCCTTCGTGATCGGCCTGCTGCCGCTCGCCGTCACCCTCGTCGGCAGCCGCGAGCGCCATGCGCCGGCGTTGCGCGCGCTGCTGCCCTCGCTGGCCTGCAGCGCGGCCGGGCTCGTGTGCATCAGCTGGCAATCGCTGGGCGCATCCGGCTGGGGGACGTTGACGGGGTTGTCGTGCGCGGGCGGCGCGCTCGTATCATGGACGACCTATGCCGTCAGCAACAGCCGCTGGCTCGCGCGGCTCGACCACGTGTCGGCGCAGGATTGGAGCCTGCTGACGGGCTCGATCACGGGCCTGGAAGCCATCGTGCTGGCCGTGCCCGCCTTTTACGGCGACACGCTCGTCCACGCGGGCGCGGACTGGGCCCGTTTCGCCGGCCTGATCGGCGCGATGGCCCTGTTCTGCTCCGTGCTGGGCAATGGGTTGTGGAATATCGCCAGCCGCGCGCTGCCGCTCGCCCTCACGGGGCAGATGATCGTGTTCGAGACCATCTTCGCGTCGCTGTACGGCTATCTGTGGGAGGGCCGCCGGCCGACGCCGCTCGAAGGACTCGCGCTGACCCTGCTGATCGCGGGCGTGGTGATGTGCGCGCGGGCGCATCGCGAGGATGCGGCCGTGCCCACGGAAGTGGAAGCCCGCGCGTGA
- a CDS encoding YXWGXW repeat-containing protein — MKRLLIAALVAGSLGGVALPASADIVIRTAPPPPREEQVPAPRHGYVWAPGHWEWRHRHHVWVAGKWLRERRGYVYHVPKWVERDGHWVMERGGWRRGDRDGDGIPNREDAHPNNPNRG; from the coding sequence ATGAAAAGACTGCTCATTGCCGCCCTGGTCGCCGGCTCGCTCGGCGGCGTCGCGCTGCCGGCAAGCGCCGATATCGTCATCCGCACCGCACCGCCGCCGCCACGCGAAGAACAGGTGCCGGCGCCGCGCCACGGTTACGTCTGGGCGCCGGGTCATTGGGAATGGCGCCACCGCCACCACGTCTGGGTCGCCGGCAAATGGCTGCGCGAGCGCCGCGGCTATGTCTACCATGTGCCGAAGTGGGTCGAGCGCGACGGCCACTGGGTGATGGAGCGCGGCGGCTGGCGCCGCGGCGACCGAGACGGCGACGGCATCCCGAACCGTGAGGACGCGCATCCCAACAATCCGAACCGGGGCTGA